A genomic region of Micropterus dolomieu isolate WLL.071019.BEF.003 ecotype Adirondacks linkage group LG11, ASM2129224v1, whole genome shotgun sequence contains the following coding sequences:
- the LOC123979183 gene encoding 4F2 cell-surface antigen heavy chain-like, with protein sequence MNTEETNVELKDAETKDAEPEDAADPAQAAADADATEADVSEADLDQEEQEKLPMTGGGDRDEDAPSAGGEAAAVEKNGSVKLKIPEEAEEVKFTGLNKEELLRVAGTPGWVRTRWALLVVFWLGWLGMLGGAVLIILQAPRCRDLPATNWWNDGPLYQIGNIQAFTDSRNLKGLEQKIGSLSQLKVKGLVVGPIHVAPADEAMNLRFEEISPEAGNLEQFKSLVQAAHKKDIFVVLDLTPNYQGTSGPWFSNISVTNVAERLKSALVFWLNEGVDGVQLSGVERVASVVPSLWSDIRAIVQNGTEEHPNKRVLIGVTERSSAEDVSELLSSTGVDLLISRVLRPVATEHAQSVQLLYSSHSQTKLAWSLGGRAEGHLASLVGSALVKLHQLLLLTLPGTPVFSYGDEIGLMDEGTKSPRMLWDSDEELNGTLQEERAERLSCRSFFRTLSELRGKERSLLFGDFLLLSNSSSSLAYLRVWDQSERYLAAFNWAGEAAVLQLSDAALPRQATVVLSTNSSVLPADSSVDLTNLQLGPGQAALLRFPYAG encoded by the exons ATGAACACGGAGGAGACGAACGTGGAGCTGAAGGATGCGGAGACCAAAGATGCTGAGCCGGAGGATGCGGCGGATCCCGCTCAGGCCGCTGCGGATGCTGACGCGACAGAGGCCGATGTGAGCGAAGCTGATCTGGaccaggaggagcaggagaagctGCCGATGACCGGAGGAGGAGACCGGGATGAGGACGCTCCGTCGGCCGGCGGAGAGGCGGCGGCGGTGGAGAAGAACGGCTCCGTGAAGCTGAAGATCCccgaggaggcggaggaggtgAAATTCACCGGACTGAACAAAGAGGAGCTGCTGAGGGTGGCCGGGACCCCCGG CTGGGTGCGGACCCGCTGGGCGCTGCTGGTGGTCTTCTGGCTCGGCTGGTTGGGGATGTTGGGCGGAGCCGTCCTCATCATCCTGCAGGCTCCTCGCTGCAGAGACCTACCCGCCACCAACTGGTGGAACGACGGCCCGCTTTACCAGATCGGAAACATCCAGGCCTTCACTGACAGCCGCAACCTGAAGG gcCTGGAGCAGAAGATCGGCAGCCTGTCTCAGCTGAAGGTTAAAGGTCTGGTGGTCGGACCGATCCACGTCGCTCCGGCAGACGAAGCCATGAACCTGAGGTTCGAGGAGATTTCCCCCGAAGCTGGAAACCTGGAGCAGTTTAAAAGCCTCGTCCAGGCGGCTCATAAGAAGG ATATTTTTGTAGTTCTGGATCTGACTCCAAACTACCAGGGAACATCTGGACCCTGGTTCTCCAACATCAGTGTGACCAACGTAGCTGAGAGACTGAAG TCTGCTCTGGTGTTCTGGCTGAACGAAGGCGTAGACGGTGTGCAGCTGTCGGGGGTGGAGCGGGTGGCCAGCGTGGTGCCGTCTCTGTGGAGCGACATCCGAGCCATCGTCCAGAACGGGACGGAGGAGCATCCCAACAAGAG AGTCCTGATCGGCGTCACAGAGCGCTCCTCAGCTGAAGACGTGTCTGAGCTCCTGTCCTCCACCGGCGTCGACCTGCTGATCTCCAGGGTCCTCCGCCCCGTCGCCACCGAGCACGCTCAGTCTGTCCAACTCTTGTATTCGTCCCACAGCCAGACCAAGCTGGCCTGGAGCCTGGGGGGGCGGGCCGAGGGTCACCTGGCGTCGCTGGTGGGCTCGGCTCTGGTCAAACTgcaccagctgctgctgctcacgCTGCCCGGGACCCCCGTCTTCAGCTACGGAGACGAGATCGGGCTGATGGACGAG GGCACAAAGTCTCCCAGAATGCTTTGGGACTCTGACGAGGAGCTCAACGGGACtctgcag gaGGAGAGGGCTGAGCGTCTGTCCTGTCGCAGTTTTTTCCGCACTCTGAGCGAGCTTCGTGGTAAAGAGCGCTCGCTGCTGTTCGGagacttcctcctcctctctaactcctcctcctccctggcGTACCTGCGGGTCTGGGATCAGAGCGAGCGCTACCTCGCCGCCTTCAACTGGGCCGGGGAGGCGGCGGTGCTGCAGCTGAGCGATGCCGCGCTGCCTCGGCAGGCTACCGTCGTCCTCAGCACCAACAGCAGCGTCCTGCCTGCAGACAGCAGCGTGGACCTGACCAACCTGCAGCTGGGCCCGGGACAGGCCGCGCTCCTCAGGTTTCCCTACGCTGGATAG